In Micromonospora sp. WMMA1363, a genomic segment contains:
- a CDS encoding acetyl-CoA C-acetyltransferase, translating into MQNIRRVAVIGGNRIPFARSNSHYTEASNSDMLGAALDGLVARYGLAGRRVGEVVAGAVLKHSRDFNLTREVVLGSKLDPHTPAYDIQQACGTGLEAAILVANKIALGQLDVGVAGGVDSTSDAPLAVNEELRRTLLRLNGARTLGERLRIAAKLRPHQPFRPDIPRNAEPRTGLSMGEHAARTAVRWQIDRRSQDELALRSHQRLAAAYQRGFFDDLVTPYLGLTRDQNLRPDTTPEKLGGLKPVFGATGPDADQATMTAGNSSPLTDGASTVLLASEEWAREHSLPVQAWFTWSQTAAVDFVHGEEGLLMAPAYAVPRMLARAGLTLQDFDFYEIHEAFASQVLATLAAWESPEFCKDRLGLDAPLGSLDRDRLNVNGSSLAAGHPFAATGGRIVATLAKLLAEKGSGRGLISICAAGGQGVTAILER; encoded by the coding sequence GTGCAGAACATCCGACGGGTCGCGGTCATCGGCGGCAACCGCATCCCCTTCGCCCGCTCCAACTCGCACTACACCGAGGCGTCCAACTCGGACATGCTCGGCGCGGCGCTCGACGGGCTGGTCGCCCGATACGGGCTGGCCGGTCGGCGGGTCGGCGAGGTGGTGGCCGGGGCGGTGCTGAAGCATTCCCGGGACTTCAACCTCACCCGGGAGGTGGTGCTCGGCTCGAAGCTCGACCCGCACACCCCCGCGTACGACATCCAGCAGGCCTGCGGCACGGGTCTGGAGGCGGCCATCCTGGTGGCCAACAAGATCGCCCTCGGGCAGCTCGACGTCGGTGTCGCCGGCGGCGTCGACAGCACCTCCGACGCGCCGTTGGCCGTCAACGAGGAACTACGTCGCACGCTGCTGAGGCTCAACGGCGCTCGAACCCTCGGCGAACGGTTGAGGATCGCCGCGAAGCTCCGCCCGCACCAGCCGTTCCGGCCGGACATCCCGCGAAACGCCGAACCGCGCACCGGGCTGTCCATGGGTGAGCACGCCGCCCGTACCGCCGTGCGCTGGCAGATCGACCGGCGCTCGCAGGATGAGCTGGCGCTGCGGTCGCACCAGCGGCTCGCCGCCGCGTACCAGCGCGGGTTCTTCGACGACCTGGTGACGCCGTACCTCGGGCTGACCCGGGACCAGAACCTGCGTCCGGACACCACCCCGGAGAAGCTCGGCGGCCTCAAGCCGGTGTTCGGCGCGACGGGCCCGGACGCCGACCAGGCCACGATGACGGCCGGCAACTCGTCGCCGCTGACCGACGGCGCTTCGACCGTGTTGCTCGCCAGCGAAGAGTGGGCGCGCGAACACAGCCTGCCGGTGCAGGCCTGGTTCACCTGGTCGCAGACCGCCGCCGTCGACTTCGTGCACGGCGAGGAGGGGCTGTTGATGGCCCCCGCGTACGCGGTGCCCCGGATGCTCGCCCGGGCCGGCCTGACGCTCCAGGACTTCGACTTCTACGAGATCCACGAGGCGTTCGCCTCGCAGGTGCTGGCCACCCTCGCGGCGTGGGAGTCGCCGGAGTTCTGCAAGGACCGGTTGGGCCTGGACGCCCCGCTCGGGTCGCTCGACCGGGACAGGCTGAACGTCAACGGCTCGTCGCTGGCCGCCGGGCATCCGTTCGCGGCGACCGGCGGACGGATCGTGGCGACCCTGGCGAAGCTGCTCGCCGAGAAGGGCAGCGGACGAGGACTCATCTCGATCTGTGCCGCCGGCGGCCAGGGGGTGACCGCCATTCTGGAACGCTGA
- a CDS encoding medium chain dehydrogenase/reductase family protein — protein sequence MRAVWITKAGGPEVLAVRESADPQPDRGEVRIAVRACGLNFAEVMARQGLYPDAPKPPCVVGYEVAGVVDAVGADVTGLDVGQRVLALVRFGGHADTVCVSATRVLPMPDGLGFVEGAALPVNYLTAYHMLFRVASLRPESRVLVHMAAGGVGIAVLQLCRTVPGVVTFGTASAAKHDVLREEGCTHPIDYRTEDYARRVRELTGGEGLDLVLDSLGGRDWKRGIGLLRPVGQLIAYGFANLAAGERRSVRRLVGQLTGVPLLTPVGMMDRNHTVSGVNLGHLWSRADLLREELAALLDLWRAGSVKPRIDSVYPFEEAAAAHRRIGERRNIGKVVLVP from the coding sequence ATGCGCGCTGTCTGGATCACCAAAGCGGGTGGGCCCGAAGTCCTTGCGGTACGGGAGAGCGCCGACCCACAGCCGGATCGCGGTGAGGTGCGCATCGCGGTCCGTGCCTGCGGGTTGAACTTCGCGGAGGTCATGGCGCGGCAGGGGTTGTATCCGGATGCTCCGAAGCCGCCGTGCGTGGTGGGGTACGAGGTGGCCGGGGTCGTCGATGCCGTCGGCGCCGACGTCACCGGTCTCGACGTGGGGCAGCGGGTGCTGGCCCTGGTCCGGTTCGGTGGCCATGCCGACACCGTGTGCGTGTCCGCCACGCGGGTGCTGCCGATGCCTGACGGCCTCGGCTTCGTCGAGGGGGCCGCGCTGCCGGTCAACTATCTGACGGCCTACCACATGCTGTTCCGGGTGGCGAGTCTGCGTCCGGAGTCCCGAGTCCTGGTGCACATGGCCGCAGGCGGGGTCGGCATCGCGGTGCTGCAACTGTGCCGCACGGTGCCGGGCGTCGTCACGTTCGGCACGGCCTCGGCCGCCAAACACGACGTGCTGCGGGAGGAGGGCTGCACCCATCCGATCGACTACCGCACCGAGGACTACGCCAGGCGGGTGCGGGAGCTCACCGGCGGCGAAGGCCTCGATCTTGTCCTCGATTCCCTGGGTGGCCGTGACTGGAAGCGAGGTATCGGCCTGCTACGCCCGGTCGGGCAGCTCATCGCGTACGGCTTCGCCAACCTCGCGGCCGGCGAGCGGCGCAGCGTTCGCCGGCTCGTCGGTCAGCTCACGGGCGTACCCCTGCTGACACCGGTCGGGATGATGGACCGCAACCACACGGTCAGTGGCGTCAATCTGGGACATCTGTGGAGCCGCGCCGACCTGCTGCGGGAAGAACTGGCGGCCCTGCTCGACCTGTGGCGCGCCGGTTCGGTCAAACCGCGCATCGACAGCGTGTACCCGTTCGAGGAGGCCGCGGCAGCGCACCGCCGGATCGGTGAGCGCCGCAACATCGGCAAGGTCGTCTTGGTCCCCTGA